The following proteins are co-located in the Triticum aestivum cultivar Chinese Spring chromosome 1A, IWGSC CS RefSeq v2.1, whole genome shotgun sequence genome:
- the LOC123150728 gene encoding protein GL2-INTERACTING REPRESSOR 2, with product MSRNNGKGPKLDLRLSFSRSRGGGGGGGGGGGPSAAPPGGSNSPRRMSSSSSSSASPPSSCVSSEGSPEAGGGSGGSAMILAGCPRCMMYVMLSREDPKCPKCQSTVLLDFNDVGADHRNPGFGSGKVGKGKRG from the coding sequence ATGAGCAGGAACAATGGCAAGGGGCCGAAGCTGGACCTGAGGCTGAGCTTCTCGCGgtcacgcggcggcggcggcggcggcggcggcggagggggtcCATCGGCTGCGCCGCCGGGAGGCAGCAACTCGCCGAGGAGGATGtcttcgtcgtcttcttcctcggcaTCCCCGCCGAGCTCGTGCGTGTCGTCGGAGGGGAGCCCGGAGGCTGGCGGGGGCAGTGGTGGCTCGGCGATGATCCTCGCGGGCTGCCCCCGGTGCATGATGTACGTGATGCTGTCGCGGGAGGACCCCAAGTGCCCCAAGTGCCAGAGCACAGTGCTCCTCGACTTCAACGACGTGGGCGCCGACCACCGCAACCCAGGGTTCGGCTCCGGCAAGGTCGGCAAGGGCAAGCGCGGCTGA